The sequence CAGGAAGAAGGATGAATAAAAGAGTCTTCGCCCACGTACCGTACGCCCAGATCCGGGAGCATCTCCCCTTTGTCATGGAGCGCCGTCTGAATCCGGAGATTTATCTCTCCGCCGACGCGCTCGACGCGGCAACCCCAGCCCATCTCGCGGAGACCGCGCGGACGCTTCAGGGGGAAGGGCTTTCCTGCACCATCCACGCGCCGTTCATGGACCTGAACCCGGGCTCGCTGGAGCGACTGCTGCGCGACGCCACCATGCACCGTTTCCGGCAGGTGCTCGATGCCGCCGAGATCCTGCGCCCCGAGGTCATGGTGTTCCACCCGGGCTTCGACCGCTGGCGTTACGGAGAGGCGAGGGGGGCGTGGCTTGAGTTGAGCGTCGCGGCATGGCAAAGCGTGTTACAGCGGACCAGGGCGATCGGCACGGCGGTCGCGGTGGAGAATATCTTCGAGGAAGAGCCGTCAACGCTGCAGGCGCTCTTCGAGGCGGTGGAGGATGAGTCTTTCGGGCACTGCTTCGACGTGGGGCACTGGAACCTTTTCAAGCAGGTTTCCATGGAGAGGTGGTTCGAGGCGCTGGGCGCTCGGATCAAGGAAGTGCACATCCATGACAACGGCGGGACGAAGGACGACCATGCACCTCCGGGAGAGGGGGCCGTCGATTTCGGACTGTTCTTCCGCCTGATGGAAAGGTACGCGCCGGACGCCGCATTCACCATAGAGTCGCACAGCAAGCCGCATCTGGAGCGTTCTCTCGAGGTTTTGCGCCCGTACCTCGGTTAGCCGCGGCGGGAGCTTCGCGAGCGTTTGAGGGCGGAGGCGAGGTAGCCGACGACACCCAGGTTGACCAGGAATACCGCGACACGCAGGGCGTCGGGCTTGCGGAAGATCTCGAACATCTCGACGGGCAGGTAAACCGCTCCGGAGAGAAAACCGAACCATTCCGCCCATCTCCTCTCGTGCCACAGCCCGTACGCCTCGATGAGGCGTACCGCGGAGTAGGCGAGCGCGGAGAGCGCGAGCATCCAGAGCTGAAAGTCGGTGACGCGATTTGCAGCGTCGATGAAGATGCTCGGGTAGTGCCGCGCCGGGTTCATGTGCAAAAGCTGCACGAGCCGCACCGCAATATGGTGCAGGTCCTTGTGGACCAGCGTCAGTACCCCGCATCCCGCAAGAAGGACCGCCGCCCCCTTCAGGGCCTCGAAGACCGCCACCACCCGCAGTCCGCGCCCCTTCGCACTTCTTCCCTTTGCCGCCATACCCGATCCCTCTTCTAAGCCGGCTGCAGCACCTTGAGGGTCACCTCTTCCACGAGGTCACGTACCCGTTCCTTGTAATCGAGCATGTGCGGCGAGGCGAGGTGCGCATGCAGCGCCTCAACGCTCTGCCACTTCTCGATGATGGTCACCACCTTTTCGTCGCGCACCTGTACGGGAAGAGCGGCGTCGACGTCGAGGGCGGGGAAATACTCGATGCATCCCGCCTCACCCTTCACCTTGGGGACGTTCTCGTTGAAGATTTTGAGGAAAGCCTCACGCGCCCCCTCCTTGACTCGAATCGAAGCCAGTACGCAGATCATCGTTTGCTCCTTTTTTTACCCGCGGAAGATGAAGAAGACCGCCCCGGCCATGCAGAGCCCGGCCCAGAGGTAGTCAAGTTTGAGCGGCTGCCCCATGTAGAAGACGGCGAACGGGACGAAGACGGACAGGGTGATGACTTCCTGCATTATCTTTAATTGTCCCAGGCTAAAGGTTCCGAACCCGGCGCGGTTCGCGGGGACCTGCAGCATGTACTCGAAAAGGGCGATGCCCCAACTGGCGAGGATGGCGACGTAGACCGGCGCGCCGCGCAGGTCCTTCAGGTGGGCGTACCAGGCGAAGGTCATGAACACGTTGGAAAGGATCAGCAGTACGATGGTTCTCATTGCGTTTTCCGGGTCGATGAATTTTGGCCGATCGGCCGTGGCCGTAGCGGGGCGCGCCGAGCCTGCCGGCAATCGGATGAGCCGGCGGGGGGCGGGTGACCGGCACAAGGCGAAAGGATAGCACGACAGAGGCGGCAAGTGCAAAGATTAGCGCGGCGCGAAGGATGCCGTTGTGATCATAGCGTGATTAAAATGTGCCATGGATAATTAACAAAAACACTACTTAAATATCCCTCTGAACTTTCAATTGTTTACATCACGAAAATGCTGTAGTATGCGGGAGTTTTGGCCGTTCCAGCTCCTGTCGTTCTGTCAACCGCGAAGTGATTCAGTGTACTTAGGCGATGCCCCTGGTGGCAGTTGACAGTAGTGCGTCGGCCCTGTGACACTGAGTTTTGCGCCGGGAGCCTCTCGGAACTTCCCCGGCATTATCTTCCGCGAAGGGACGAACTATGAAGATTGAGAAACAGGAAGCTTATTTGAAGGAATGGCAGGGTCATGAGGAGCTTGCCGAGCGCATGCTCCCGATCATCGGTCATCTTTACCGCGACAACAAC is a genomic window of Geomonas ferrireducens containing:
- a CDS encoding sugar phosphate isomerase/epimerase family protein; translation: MNKRVFAHVPYAQIREHLPFVMERRLNPEIYLSADALDAATPAHLAETARTLQGEGLSCTIHAPFMDLNPGSLERLLRDATMHRFRQVLDAAEILRPEVMVFHPGFDRWRYGEARGAWLELSVAAWQSVLQRTRAIGTAVAVENIFEEEPSTLQALFEAVEDESFGHCFDVGHWNLFKQVSMERWFEALGARIKEVHIHDNGGTKDDHAPPGEGAVDFGLFFRLMERYAPDAAFTIESHSKPHLERSLEVLRPYLG
- a CDS encoding DUF2127 domain-containing protein — encoded protein: MAAKGRSAKGRGLRVVAVFEALKGAAVLLAGCGVLTLVHKDLHHIAVRLVQLLHMNPARHYPSIFIDAANRVTDFQLWMLALSALAYSAVRLIEAYGLWHERRWAEWFGFLSGAVYLPVEMFEIFRKPDALRVAVFLVNLGVVGYLASALKRSRSSRRG
- a CDS encoding putative quinol monooxygenase; translation: MICVLASIRVKEGAREAFLKIFNENVPKVKGEAGCIEYFPALDVDAALPVQVRDEKVVTIIEKWQSVEALHAHLASPHMLDYKERVRDLVEEVTLKVLQPA
- a CDS encoding DMT family protein, with the translated sequence MRTIVLLILSNVFMTFAWYAHLKDLRGAPVYVAILASWGIALFEYMLQVPANRAGFGTFSLGQLKIMQEVITLSVFVPFAVFYMGQPLKLDYLWAGLCMAGAVFFIFRG